A section of the Rhodanobacteraceae bacterium genome encodes:
- a CDS encoding DEAD/DEAH box helicase, which translates to MWRPGLDQLRASFADVDLRRGLRYAREHRVLWIERRESGQERILVGEVRGSRRTPYRVHVRAWLRNERWRIESHCSCPVQVACKHAVALLLHAGGDVGSEPASVARAPTQPEQLPLEGRIGWLADSLGDQRVLGLRLGRWVVSSGGGGWRFEALAASGLKAELRETLSADSRLLLGVASRAKPVWFEGQYWFIPGATAFEAVLGVAGEGVCAWQRAGVLLTPGPDRTLDWAWSIDARGCQHLGVSADGAPVLHTGDTWLYADPIQRQIGRIDSPLAPTLISELAGLAPLAASAVDAFLQRHAEQLPPEFPRPRHLDIEQPPVESPVPILTLHQSAAAHEARGQRTARLIAFARLSFRYGPARVGEADPSMELNVYDGHKVRLYARDRGRERELATRLKQLGLISNRHAQLDHPGLQQHDWVINPDGDPQALNEFSYVMLPRLRSEGWRLEYGPRFPLKLIDTEYRFYGEIDADSLQSALTVELGIDVDGERINLLPTLREGLRDGRFNDLPNASDAIVALTLPGERRLPIAAGRLRFILDTLNELGEAGAVDQRRLTLPRARAAALIDLEKELGGSRRLWTGNSAVRELAERLARYAGLPATPVPQGLKAELRPYQIEGLSWLRFLGESGLSGILADDMGLGKTLQVLAYLVGEQEAGRNDRPSLVVCPKSVLPNWAAEAARFAPSLRQLVLAGPERGKRRKQLPQADLVLTTYPVLARDVEALVAQPWHVVVLDESQMVKNPATLAARAARKLEARQRVCLTGTPLENHLGELWAQFDFLLPGLLGSRADFTRHFRKPIEKSRDRDTRERLRRRIRPFLLRRTKDQVVADLPPKTEVTRSIALEGRQRDLYDTLRDSYAEEIRGYIAAQSFDRNRMRVLEGLMRLRQICCDPRLIPRDSSRAVPSAKLDYLMDMLHELIAAGRRILVFSQFTSMLELVEAELASERIRYVKLTGQTEDRATPVERFQRGEVPVFLISLRAGGFGLNLTRADTVIHYDPWWNPAVESQATDRAHRIGQDKPVFVYRLIAADTVEERILALQARKRELADALFDESGQSLAAGLTPDDWLSLLE; encoded by the coding sequence ATGTGGCGACCTGGGCTCGATCAGTTGCGCGCGAGTTTCGCCGATGTCGATCTGCGACGTGGGCTGCGCTATGCGCGCGAGCATCGGGTGCTGTGGATCGAGCGCCGCGAGAGCGGGCAGGAACGGATCCTGGTGGGCGAGGTGCGCGGCTCGCGGCGCACCCCCTATCGGGTACATGTGCGGGCCTGGCTGCGCAACGAGCGGTGGCGCATCGAATCGCATTGCAGCTGTCCGGTGCAGGTGGCCTGCAAGCATGCCGTGGCATTGCTGCTGCACGCAGGTGGCGATGTCGGGTCGGAGCCGGCCAGCGTTGCCCGGGCGCCCACCCAGCCTGAGCAACTGCCGCTGGAGGGGCGTATCGGCTGGCTGGCCGACAGCCTGGGCGACCAGCGTGTACTCGGTCTTCGGCTAGGACGCTGGGTCGTTTCCTCCGGCGGTGGCGGTTGGCGCTTCGAGGCACTGGCGGCCAGCGGCCTCAAGGCCGAGTTGCGGGAGACCTTGTCGGCTGATTCCAGGCTGCTGCTGGGCGTGGCCAGCCGCGCCAAACCGGTCTGGTTCGAGGGCCAGTACTGGTTCATACCTGGCGCCACTGCCTTCGAAGCCGTGCTCGGCGTGGCAGGCGAAGGCGTTTGCGCCTGGCAGCGCGCGGGCGTGCTGCTCACGCCCGGGCCGGATCGCACGCTGGACTGGGCCTGGAGCATCGATGCCCGCGGCTGCCAGCACCTGGGTGTGAGCGCAGACGGCGCCCCGGTGCTGCACACCGGCGATACCTGGCTCTATGCCGATCCGATCCAACGCCAGATCGGTCGCATCGACTCGCCATTGGCGCCGACCTTGATCAGTGAACTGGCCGGACTGGCGCCGCTGGCCGCCAGCGCCGTGGACGCCTTCCTGCAACGCCACGCTGAGCAGCTGCCGCCCGAATTTCCGCGTCCGCGGCATCTGGACATCGAGCAGCCGCCGGTGGAATCGCCGGTGCCGATCCTGACGCTGCACCAGAGCGCCGCCGCCCACGAGGCCCGCGGGCAACGCACGGCGCGCCTGATCGCCTTCGCCCGTCTGTCCTTCCGCTACGGACCGGCGCGCGTGGGTGAGGCCGATCCGAGCATGGAACTGAACGTCTATGATGGCCACAAGGTGCGGCTGTACGCGCGCGACCGTGGTCGCGAACGCGAGCTGGCCACCCGCCTGAAGCAGCTGGGCCTGATTTCCAATCGCCATGCCCAACTCGATCATCCAGGCCTGCAGCAGCACGACTGGGTCATCAACCCGGACGGCGATCCGCAAGCGCTGAACGAATTCAGCTATGTGATGCTGCCGCGGCTGCGCAGCGAGGGCTGGCGCCTGGAATACGGCCCGCGCTTCCCGCTCAAGCTGATCGACACCGAATACCGTTTCTATGGCGAGATCGACGCCGACTCGCTGCAGTCGGCACTCACCGTCGAGCTCGGCATCGACGTCGACGGCGAGCGCATCAATCTGCTGCCGACCCTGCGCGAGGGCTTGCGCGATGGTCGTTTCAACGATCTGCCCAATGCCAGTGATGCCATCGTCGCCCTGACACTGCCGGGCGAGCGGCGCCTGCCGATCGCCGCCGGACGCCTGCGCTTCATTCTGGACACGCTCAACGAACTGGGTGAGGCCGGCGCCGTCGATCAACGCCGATTGACGCTGCCGCGCGCGCGCGCCGCAGCCCTGATCGATCTGGAAAAGGAGCTCGGCGGAAGCCGGCGTTTGTGGACCGGCAACAGCGCCGTGCGTGAGCTGGCCGAGCGACTGGCGCGCTACGCCGGCTTGCCGGCAACGCCAGTACCCCAGGGTCTCAAGGCCGAGCTGCGGCCGTATCAGATCGAGGGTTTGTCCTGGCTGCGCTTTCTGGGTGAATCCGGGCTGTCGGGCATCCTTGCCGACGACATGGGCCTGGGCAAGACCCTTCAGGTGCTGGCCTATCTGGTCGGCGAGCAGGAGGCCGGCCGCAACGACCGACCCAGTCTGGTGGTCTGTCCCAAGAGCGTGCTGCCGAACTGGGCGGCGGAGGCCGCGCGCTTTGCCCCCAGCCTGCGCCAGCTGGTGCTGGCCGGACCCGAACGCGGCAAGCGTCGCAAGCAATTGCCGCAGGCCGATCTGGTGCTGACCACCTATCCGGTGCTGGCGCGCGATGTCGAGGCGCTGGTGGCGCAGCCCTGGCATGTGGTGGTGCTGGACGAATCGCAGATGGTCAAGAATCCGGCCACGCTGGCGGCCCGCGCCGCGCGCAAGCTGGAGGCCCGCCAGCGCGTCTGCCTGACCGGCACGCCGCTGGAGAATCATCTGGGTGAGCTCTGGGCCCAGTTCGATTTTCTGCTGCCCGGGCTGCTCGGTTCCAGGGCCGATTTCACCCGCCATTTCCGCAAGCCGATCGAGAAGAGTCGCGACCGCGACACCCGTGAACGCCTGCGCCGGCGTATTCGCCCCTTCCTGCTGCGCCGGACCAAGGACCAGGTGGTTGCCGATCTGCCGCCCAAGACCGAAGTCACCCGCAGCATCGCCCTGGAGGGGCGGCAACGCGATCTCTACGACACGCTGCGCGACAGCTACGCCGAGGAGATCCGCGGCTACATTGCCGCTCAGAGCTTTGACCGCAACCGCATGCGCGTGCTCGAAGGGCTGATGCGCCTGCGCCAGATCTGCTGCGACCCGCGGCTGATTCCGCGCGACAGCAGTCGCGCCGTGCCTTCGGCCAAGCTCGACTATCTGATGGACATGCTGCACGAGCTGATCGCCGCCGGTCGGCGCATTCTGGTGTTCAGCCAGTTCACCAGCATGCTCGAACTGGTCGAGGCCGAGCTGGCCTCCGAGCGCATCCGCTACGTCAAGCTGACCGGTCAGACCGAAGACCGGGCGACCCCGGTCGAGCGCTTCCAGCGCGGTGAGGTGCCGGTGTTCCTGATCAGCCTGCGTGCCGGCGGCTTCGGCCTGAACCTCACCCGCGCCGACACCGTCATCCACTACGACCCCTGGTGGAATCCCGCCGTAGAATCCCAGGCCACCGATCGCGCTCACCGCATCGGTCAGGACAAGCCGGTGTTCGTGTATCGCTTGATCGCCGCCGACACGGTGGAAGAACGCATCCTGGCGTTGCAGGCGCGCAAACGCGAGTTGGCCGATGCCTTGTTCGACGAGTCCGGCCAGAGTCTGGCCGCAGGCCTCACTCCGGATGACTGGCTGTCGCTGCTGGAGTGA
- the ppc gene encoding phosphoenolpyruvate carboxylase: MTRSVVFEPQDQPLREDVSLLGKLVGEMLSDQLGSSFFQLLEQVRRCAIARREGEADRLGELSSLLGDLPVDRAVDLVRAFSSYFQLVNLAEQVHRIRRRREHQAADSGPQPGGVMDGLTRLRDAGVSTDAVREALGKLLLEPVFTAHPTEATRRTMLEKEQRIVRALIDRLDSSRTPEEERTRLAQMRMHITAAWQTAEYSPVRPSVEQEREHVLFYLSDVLFRAVPACYAEFERCLAATYPKLVTGAPMRPLLRFGTWVGGDMDGNPNVGADTIREALAAHRRVLFGRYLGELRELSLILSQSRTRVAVDPALERRVVEYSKHLRRAWRGIPLRHRDMPYRCLLILMAARLTLSLDDRDGGYAGPDEFLADLDLIRLSLTRNGARHAGLYPFERFVSRARTFGFHLAALDIRQHAEVHRNALADCITGPAWQERQPAQRLEQLHRAIAGDYARPEAPANGTAGTLEVFDALAESRARYGAAAIGVFIVSMSESAEDVLAVLALARIAAGPGTEPLTLDVAPLFETVGDLKAAPRILSELLADPVYRQHLRGRDDRQVVMLGYSDSNKDGGIAASRFALQEAQIALSEIAREAGIDLSFFHGRGGTASRGGGRTERAVMAAPHGSVNGHLRLTEQGEVIHRKYSIRAIALRNIEQAFSGLLHATLNPAPQDPRHAQWRSWMARIADRSRDTYRELVYGDIAFAEYFRAATPIDVIERMKIGSRPSLRKGAAFRIEQLRAIPWVFSWSQSRHALPGWFGLGTGLEEICASEGEAAIVDMARDWPFFRLLLEDVEMVLAKGDVGIAALYSQLAGPLHERYWPIIEAEWQRTVHYILRLKGSSELLEYDRRLQRTIRLRNPYVDPISVLQLDLLQRWRAGERKDEDLFEGLVSTVNGIARGLQNTG; encoded by the coding sequence ATGACCCGTTCCGTCGTCTTTGAACCGCAGGATCAACCCCTGCGGGAAGATGTCAGCCTGCTCGGCAAGCTGGTCGGTGAAATGTTGTCCGATCAGCTCGGTTCCAGCTTCTTCCAGTTGCTGGAACAGGTGCGCCGCTGCGCCATTGCCCGGCGCGAGGGCGAAGCCGATCGACTGGGGGAATTGTCCTCGCTGCTCGGCGATCTGCCGGTGGATCGGGCGGTGGATCTGGTGAGGGCCTTCTCCAGCTACTTCCAGCTGGTCAATCTGGCCGAGCAGGTGCATCGCATTCGCCGCAGACGTGAACATCAGGCAGCCGATTCCGGTCCACAGCCGGGTGGCGTCATGGATGGTCTGACCCGTCTGCGTGATGCCGGCGTCAGCACCGATGCCGTTCGCGAGGCTCTGGGCAAGCTGCTGCTGGAGCCGGTGTTCACCGCGCATCCCACCGAAGCGACCCGAAGGACCATGCTGGAAAAAGAGCAGCGCATCGTCCGCGCCTTGATCGATCGACTCGACAGCAGCCGCACGCCGGAAGAAGAGCGCACCCGGCTGGCGCAGATGCGCATGCACATCACTGCCGCCTGGCAGACCGCCGAATATTCGCCGGTGCGACCCAGTGTCGAGCAAGAGCGTGAACACGTGTTGTTCTACCTGTCCGATGTGCTGTTCCGCGCAGTGCCGGCCTGCTACGCCGAGTTCGAACGCTGCCTGGCAGCCACCTACCCAAAGCTGGTCACCGGCGCGCCGATGCGTCCGCTGCTGCGCTTCGGCACCTGGGTGGGTGGCGACATGGACGGCAATCCCAATGTCGGCGCCGACACCATCCGCGAGGCGCTGGCCGCACACCGACGAGTGCTGTTCGGCCGTTACCTGGGTGAGCTCAGGGAGCTGTCGTTGATCCTGAGCCAGTCGCGCACGCGGGTGGCGGTGGATCCGGCCCTGGAACGTCGCGTCGTCGAGTACTCCAAGCACCTGCGTCGGGCCTGGCGTGGCATTCCCTTGCGCCATCGCGACATGCCCTACCGCTGCCTGCTGATCCTGATGGCCGCGCGGCTGACCTTGAGTCTGGATGATCGCGACGGCGGCTATGCCGGACCGGACGAATTCCTGGCTGATCTGGATCTGATCCGGCTGTCACTGACGCGCAATGGCGCCCGCCATGCCGGTCTCTATCCCTTTGAACGTTTCGTCTCCCGCGCCCGCACCTTCGGCTTCCATCTTGCGGCACTGGATATCCGTCAGCACGCCGAAGTACACCGCAATGCCCTGGCCGACTGCATCACCGGTCCGGCCTGGCAGGAGCGCCAGCCGGCGCAGCGCCTGGAGCAGCTGCACCGGGCCATCGCCGGCGACTACGCGCGGCCTGAGGCACCCGCCAACGGCACCGCCGGCACGCTGGAAGTCTTCGACGCGCTGGCCGAGAGCCGCGCCCGCTACGGTGCCGCGGCCATCGGCGTGTTCATTGTCAGCATGAGCGAAAGCGCCGAAGACGTGCTGGCGGTGCTGGCGCTGGCGCGGATCGCCGCCGGTCCCGGTACGGAGCCTTTGACGCTGGATGTGGCGCCGCTGTTCGAGACCGTCGGCGACTTGAAGGCGGCACCGCGCATCCTCAGCGAACTGTTGGCTGATCCGGTCTACCGCCAGCATCTGCGCGGCCGTGATGACCGCCAGGTGGTGATGCTCGGCTATTCCGACAGCAACAAGGATGGCGGCATCGCGGCATCGCGCTTCGCGCTGCAGGAAGCGCAGATCGCGCTCAGTGAGATCGCCCGCGAGGCCGGTATAGACCTCAGCTTCTTCCACGGTCGCGGCGGTACCGCCAGCCGCGGCGGCGGACGCACCGAGCGCGCGGTGATGGCCGCGCCGCATGGCAGCGTGAATGGTCATCTGCGGCTGACCGAGCAGGGCGAGGTGATCCACCGCAAGTATTCGATCCGCGCCATCGCCCTGCGCAACATCGAGCAGGCCTTCTCGGGGCTGCTGCATGCCACGCTGAATCCGGCACCGCAGGATCCGCGCCATGCGCAATGGCGCAGCTGGATGGCCCGCATCGCCGACCGCAGCCGCGACACCTACCGCGAGCTGGTCTACGGCGATATCGCCTTTGCCGAGTATTTCCGCGCGGCCACACCCATCGACGTCATCGAGCGCATGAAGATCGGCTCGCGGCCCTCGCTGCGCAAGGGCGCGGCCTTCCGCATCGAACAGCTGCGGGCCATTCCCTGGGTCTTCTCCTGGTCGCAGAGTCGCCACGCCCTGCCGGGCTGGTTCGGGCTGGGCACCGGTCTGGAGGAAATCTGCGCCAGCGAAGGCGAGGCGGCGATCGTCGACATGGCCAGAGATTGGCCATTCTTCCGGCTGTTGCTGGAGGACGTGGAGATGGTCCTGGCCAAGGGCGATGTCGGCATTGCCGCGCTGTATTCGCAGCTGGCCGGGCCGCTGCACGAGCGCTACTGGCCGATCATCGAAGCCGAGTGGCAACGCACGGTGCATTACATCCTGCGTCTGAAAGGCAGCAGCGAACTGCTGGAATACGATCGCCGGCTGCAGCGCACGATTCGCCTGCGCAATCCCTATGTGGATCCGATCAGCGTGCTGCAGCTGGATCTGCTGCAGCGCTGGCGCGCCGGTGAGCGCAAGGATGAGGATCTGTTCGAGGGTCTGGTTTCCACCGTCAACGGCATTGCCCGCGGATTGCAGAACACCGGCTGA
- a CDS encoding DUF2238 domain-containing protein yields MSSRPLTTLDARQGLVLASAVAAVLLWSAIGPTDRLTWLMEVIWVLIGVPLLMLSWKRFPLTRLLYVLIALHCVLLIVGGHYTYAKVPLGIWVQEWLDLSRNHYDRLGHFTQGFVPAILARELLLRLTPLKRGGWLFYLVLAAALSFSAFFELIEWWAALIWGGDADAFLATQGDPWDTQWDMFLALIGAFSAQLLLARWHDRELGPTV; encoded by the coding sequence ATGTCATCCCGTCCGCTCACCACACTCGACGCCCGCCAGGGTCTGGTCCTCGCCAGCGCTGTCGCCGCGGTGCTGCTGTGGTCGGCCATCGGTCCCACCGATCGCCTGACCTGGCTGATGGAAGTCATCTGGGTACTCATCGGCGTGCCCCTGCTGATGCTGAGCTGGAAGCGCTTTCCGCTGACCCGGTTGCTGTACGTGCTGATCGCGCTGCACTGCGTGCTGCTGATCGTTGGTGGCCACTACACCTATGCCAAGGTTCCACTCGGCATCTGGGTGCAGGAGTGGCTGGATCTGTCGCGCAACCATTACGACCGGCTCGGCCATTTCACCCAGGGTTTCGTGCCGGCCATCCTGGCGCGCGAGTTGCTGCTGCGGCTGACACCACTGAAGCGCGGCGGCTGGCTGTTCTATCTGGTGCTGGCGGCAGCCCTGTCTTTCAGCGCCTTCTTCGAGTTGATCGAATGGTGGGCGGCACTGATCTGGGGCGGCGATGCCGACGCCTTCCTCGCCACCCAGGGGGATCCCTGGGATACCCAGTGGGACATGTTCCTGGCCCTGATCGGCGCCTTCAGCGCGCAATTGCTCCTGGCGCGGTGGCACGACCGCGAGCTCGGGCCGACGGTCTGA
- the zwf gene encoding glucose-6-phosphate dehydrogenase codes for MTAQSASLMVIFGATGDLAQRMLLPSLYGLQRDGYLRADLKVLCTGRSELTPDAFRQSVIEAIERRYSAAERDAGQLSALLDRIHYQAAGLNDEASLGALIETIKSMRNGDVVYHLSTAPRFYAQICAALGAAGLAGPGTRALLEKPIGHDLASSIEINDGVGRVFDEERIFRVDHYLGKEGVQNLLALRFGNALFEPLWNARHIAQVQITVAETVGVEGRGDYYDTSGAMRDMLQNHLLQLLCLTAMEPPSQFDPSAVRNEKLKVLRSLRPIDRDDAASHSVAGQYTAGAIDGVAVPGYRDELGRDSQTETFVALRAHIDNWRWSGVPFYLRTGKRMPRRCTEIFLQFRKVPHSIFGEDARIQPNALVIQLQPEERISLMLMNKTPGLDRDGLKFSQVALDLDLHETFEHVHRRLAYERLYLDALEGNGTLFVRRDETEAAWIWVDGIFKSWADAGMKPKSYPAGTWGPASSVALIERHGDSWRE; via the coding sequence ATGACAGCGCAGTCAGCCAGTTTGATGGTGATCTTTGGCGCCACCGGTGATCTTGCCCAGCGCATGCTGTTGCCCTCGCTCTACGGATTGCAGCGCGACGGCTATCTGCGGGCCGACCTCAAGGTGCTCTGCACCGGGCGCAGCGAGCTGACGCCGGATGCGTTCAGGCAGTCGGTGATCGAGGCCATCGAGCGCCGCTACAGCGCGGCGGAACGTGACGCCGGGCAGCTGTCGGCGCTGCTGGATCGCATCCATTACCAGGCTGCGGGGCTCAACGACGAGGCCTCCCTTGGCGCCCTGATCGAGACCATCAAATCGATGCGCAACGGTGATGTGGTCTATCACCTGTCGACCGCGCCGCGCTTCTATGCACAGATCTGCGCCGCGCTGGGCGCTGCCGGCTTGGCGGGCCCAGGCACCCGCGCCTTGCTGGAAAAGCCCATCGGCCATGATCTGGCCAGTTCCATCGAGATCAACGATGGCGTCGGTCGGGTCTTCGACGAGGAGCGCATCTTCCGGGTCGACCATTACCTCGGCAAGGAGGGTGTGCAGAACCTGTTGGCGCTGCGCTTCGGCAATGCCCTGTTCGAGCCGCTGTGGAACGCGCGGCACATCGCCCAGGTGCAGATCACCGTGGCCGAAACCGTGGGCGTGGAGGGTCGCGGCGACTATTACGACACCTCTGGTGCCATGCGCGACATGCTCCAGAATCATCTCTTGCAGCTGCTCTGTCTGACGGCGATGGAGCCGCCCTCCCAGTTTGATCCGAGCGCCGTACGCAACGAAAAACTCAAGGTGCTGCGCTCGCTGCGGCCCATCGATCGCGACGACGCTGCCAGCCACAGCGTGGCCGGTCAGTACACCGCCGGCGCCATCGACGGCGTTGCCGTACCGGGTTATCGCGATGAACTCGGCAGGGACAGCCAGACCGAGACCTTTGTCGCCTTGCGCGCCCACATCGACAACTGGCGCTGGTCGGGCGTGCCTTTCTACCTGCGTACCGGCAAGCGCATGCCGCGGCGCTGCACCGAGATCTTCCTGCAGTTCCGCAAGGTGCCGCATTCGATCTTCGGCGAGGATGCGCGCATCCAGCCGAATGCGCTGGTGATTCAGCTGCAGCCGGAAGAACGGATCTCGCTGATGCTGATGAACAAGACCCCGGGCCTGGATCGCGACGGCCTCAAGTTCTCGCAGGTGGCGCTGGATCTGGATCTGCACGAGACCTTCGAACATGTCCACCGCCGTCTGGCCTACGAGCGCCTCTACCTGGATGCCCTGGAAGGCAACGGCACCCTGTTCGTGCGCCGCGATGAAACCGAAGCCGCGTGGATCTGGGTCGACGGCATCTTCAAGAGCTGGGCGGACGCAGGCATGAAGCCCAAGAGCTACCCCGCCGGCACCTGGGGACCGGCCAGTTCCGTCGCCCTGATCGAAAGGCATGGCGACAGCTGGCGGGAATGA
- the pgl gene encoding 6-phosphogluconolactonase, giving the protein MTWTTHTHSTPAALAGAVADRIAVAMDLALAERRQALLALAGGRTSPPVFRQLASAQRDWSRVTILPSDERWVAADHADNNLRQMREAFAGADGIHWLSLVPALPTGDADAGYANAALAEYPQAFDVAMLGMGADGHFASLFPGAPNLAAALQVPATVGADSVRDQGPSPTASAVKDAVAILPDPMPAAGPHPRVSLSLARLLRSRLLLLVITGADKRAVLEQARAQGDASMLPVAALLRAAHPAAEVHWSP; this is encoded by the coding sequence ATGACCTGGACTACCCACACCCATTCCACGCCGGCCGCGCTGGCCGGCGCCGTCGCCGACCGCATCGCCGTCGCCATGGATCTGGCCTTGGCCGAGCGACGACAGGCGCTGCTGGCGCTGGCCGGAGGTCGCACTTCGCCGCCAGTGTTCAGGCAATTGGCGAGTGCTCAGCGCGACTGGAGCCGGGTCACCATCCTGCCCAGCGACGAGCGTTGGGTGGCCGCCGACCATGCCGACAACAATCTGCGACAGATGCGCGAGGCCTTTGCCGGCGCAGACGGGATTCACTGGCTGTCGCTGGTGCCGGCGCTGCCCACGGGTGATGCCGATGCGGGTTACGCCAACGCCGCATTGGCCGAATACCCGCAAGCCTTCGATGTCGCCATGCTCGGCATGGGCGCCGACGGTCACTTCGCCTCGCTGTTTCCGGGCGCGCCCAATCTCGCCGCCGCGCTCCAGGTGCCAGCCACTGTGGGAGCGGACTCTGTCCGCGATCAGGGCCCTTCACCCACAGCGTCCGCTGTCAAAGATGCGGTGGCCATCCTGCCCGACCCGATGCCCGCCGCCGGGCCCCATCCGCGCGTCAGCCTGAGCCTGGCCCGTTTGCTGCGCAGCCGTTTGCTGCTGCTGGTGATCACCGGAGCAGACAAGCGCGCCGTGCTTGAACAGGCCCGGGCACAAGGCGATGCATCGATGCTGCCAGTGGCGGCGCTGTTGCGGGCGGCGCATCCGGCGGCCGAAGTGCACTGGAGTCCGTGA
- a CDS encoding phosphogluconate dehydratase, with amino-acid sequence MSLHPVTERVTARIVERSRTTRAAYLARIDAAREQGTARARLSCGNLAHGFAASGDDKAPLRALRAANIGIVSAYNDMLSAHQPMEHYPALIKMAARNVGASAQFAGGVPAMCDGVTQGRIGMELSLYSRDVIAMATAVALSHEMFDAAVMLGVCDKIVPGLLIGALSFGHLPTILIPAGPMTSGLPNKEKARVRQAYAEGKATREELLDAESASYHGPGTCTFYGTANSNQMLLEVMGLHLPGAAFVNPNTPLRDALTVAAAERACAITALGSEYTPIGHTIDEKAIVNAMVGLAATGGSTNHAIHLVAVARAAGIRIDWDDLDELSRATPLLARIYPNGSADVNHFQAAGGLGIVIRELLDAGLMHADIRCVHGGDLRAQAQEPWLDELQLRWREAPLRSLDTQVLRGTTEPFDIEGGLHCLKGNLGRAVVKISAVAPEHRRIQAPAKVFDSQDALLAAFKAGSLAGDFVAVIRGQGPRANGMPELHKLTPTLSVMQDRGQRVALLTDGRMSGASGKVLAAIHVSPEAVCGGAIGKVRDGDLILIDADAGIMQAEVDPGVWAARAHAEIDLGGNRHGVGRELFGLMRAHACSAEEGGSALFVEG; translated from the coding sequence ATGAGCCTGCATCCTGTTACTGAACGCGTCACCGCCCGCATCGTCGAGCGCAGTCGTACCACGCGCGCGGCCTACCTGGCACGCATCGACGCCGCGCGCGAACAGGGCACAGCCCGTGCCCGCTTGAGTTGCGGCAATCTGGCCCACGGCTTTGCCGCCAGCGGCGACGACAAGGCGCCACTGCGGGCTCTTCGTGCGGCCAATATCGGCATCGTCAGTGCCTACAACGACATGCTCAGCGCCCATCAGCCGATGGAGCACTACCCGGCGCTGATCAAGATGGCGGCCCGCAACGTCGGCGCCAGCGCCCAGTTTGCTGGCGGCGTGCCGGCCATGTGCGATGGCGTCACCCAGGGCCGTATCGGCATGGAGCTGTCGCTGTACTCGCGTGACGTCATTGCCATGGCGACCGCGGTCGCCCTCTCGCACGAAATGTTCGATGCCGCCGTGATGCTGGGCGTGTGCGACAAGATCGTCCCGGGCTTGCTGATCGGGGCCCTGTCCTTCGGTCATCTGCCGACCATCCTGATCCCAGCCGGGCCGATGACCTCGGGCCTGCCGAACAAGGAAAAAGCCCGCGTCCGCCAGGCCTATGCCGAGGGCAAGGCCACGCGCGAGGAGCTGCTCGATGCCGAATCGGCCTCCTACCACGGCCCCGGCACCTGCACTTTCTACGGCACCGCCAACAGCAACCAGATGCTGCTCGAAGTCATGGGGCTGCATCTGCCCGGGGCCGCCTTCGTCAATCCGAATACGCCGCTGCGCGATGCCCTCACCGTGGCCGCGGCTGAGCGCGCCTGCGCCATTACCGCACTCGGCAGCGAGTACACGCCGATCGGTCATACCATCGACGAGAAAGCCATCGTCAACGCCATGGTGGGCCTTGCCGCCACGGGTGGCTCGACCAATCACGCCATTCATCTGGTCGCCGTCGCCCGGGCTGCCGGCATCCGCATCGACTGGGATGATCTCGACGAGTTGTCGCGGGCCACGCCGCTGCTGGCGCGCATCTATCCCAACGGCAGCGCCGACGTGAATCATTTCCAGGCCGCCGGTGGCCTCGGCATCGTCATTCGCGAGCTGCTCGATGCCGGCCTGATGCATGCCGACATCCGCTGCGTGCACGGCGGCGATCTCCGCGCGCAGGCGCAGGAACCCTGGCTTGATGAGCTCCAGCTGCGATGGCGCGAGGCCCCGCTGCGTTCGCTCGATACCCAGGTACTTCGGGGCACCACTGAACCCTTCGACATCGAAGGCGGATTGCATTGCCTGAAGGGCAATCTCGGCCGGGCCGTGGTCAAGATCTCGGCGGTGGCACCCGAGCATCGGCGCATCCAGGCGCCGGCCAAGGTGTTCGACTCGCAGGATGCACTGTTGGCGGCTTTCAAGGCCGGGTCGTTGGCCGGAGACTTCGTCGCCGTGATCCGTGGCCAGGGCCCTCGCGCCAACGGCATGCCGGAACTGCACAAGCTCACGCCGACACTGTCGGTGATGCAGGACCGCGGCCAGCGCGTGGCCCTGTTGACCGATGGCCGCATGTCCGGCGCTTCGGGCAAGGTGCTGGCGGCGATCCATGTATCGCCGGAAGCGGTCTGCGGCGGCGCCATCGGCAAGGTGCGCGATGGCGATCTGATCCTGATCGACGCCGATGCCGGAATCATGCAGGCTGAAGTCGATCCCGGTGTATGGGCAGCACGCGCCCATGCCGAGATCGATCTGGGCGGCAACCGCCACGGCGTCGGCCGCGAACTCTTCGGCCTGATGCGAGCCCACGCCTGTTCCGCCGAGGAGGGTGGATCGGCGCTGTTTGTGGAGGGATGA